Proteins found in one Homalodisca vitripennis isolate AUS2020 chromosome 4, UT_GWSS_2.1, whole genome shotgun sequence genomic segment:
- the LOC124358886 gene encoding zinc transporter ZIP3-like isoform X2, giving the protein MSAGNFEYFHENEDHTERMGLLNGTASQDTSVVQGLLVAKIISMVILGCVSFFLGCIPIKLVKYIGSSSPSKGHLGHSHEEQPLILSLLLCFGGGVLLFTTFLHLQPEVRLAIQELTEEGKLPKTELPFSELVFCAGFFFVYIVEEFVHACLDRNTHHHEDEAVLHRTMSLRRCSKRGSSHHDGTLIPRASLHSAPAKTPELSGNGTTSTTASTQGLLHVSTISGSKTRNPLDPQLRMTGGPLDSTEMSKEDDDLENPRTTAQVVAKSFRGFLAVLALSFHAIFEGLAVGLEMKTTNVWYLFGAIATHKFVIAFCVGIELVSSKTKNLLILLYIGTFAIVTPLGIGFGILLSGDSSGINAASPVTTILQGMAAGTLLYVVFFEVLQKERANTKHGAWQLISIIIGFMVMLGLSILGR; this is encoded by the coding sequence ATGAGTGCCGGGAACTTTGAGTACTTCCACGAGAACGAGGACCATACTGAGAGGATGGGGCTGCTCAACGGGACCGCCTCTCAGGACACTTCTGTCGTTCAGGGATTGTTGGTGGCTAAGATAATATCGATGGTAATTTTAGGCTGTGTATCTTTCTTTCTCGGTTGTATCCCTATCAAGTTAGTTAAGTATATAGGTAGTTCCTCTCCGAGTAAAGGGCATCTAGGTCACTCCCACGAAGAACAGCCGCTGATTCTCTCGCTGCTGTTGTGTTTCGGGGGTGGTGTTCTTCTGTTCACTACTTTCCTCCATCTCCAGCCCGAGGTGAGGTTGGCCATTCAAGAGTTGACGGAGGAGGGTAAACTACCCAAGACCGAACTGCCTTTCTCAGAGCTGGTTTTCTGTGCCGGGTTCTTCTTCGTGTACATAGTGGAGGAGTTCGTGCACGCGTGTCTAGACCGTAACACACACCACCACGAAGACGAGGCTGTGCTACATCGTACCATGAGTCTCCGCAGGTGTTCCAAGAGAGGGTCGTCCCACCACGATGGGACCCTCATCCCACGAGCCAGCCTTCATTCTGCACCCGCGAAAACTCCCGAGTTGTCCGGAAACGGTACCACGAGCACCACTGCTAGCACTCAGGGTCTGCTACACGTGTCGACCATCAGTGGTTCCAAGACGAGGAACCCTCTGGATCCTCAGCTTCGGATGACCGGAGGACCGCTCGATTCGACTGAGATGTCAAAAGAAGACGACGACCTCGAGAACCCCAGAACGACAGCCCAAGTTGTCGCTAAATCTTTCCGCGGTTTCCTCGCCGTTCTTGCCCTTTCCTTCCATGCGATTTTCGAAGGCCTCGCCGTCGGGTTGGAAATGAAAACAACAAATGTTTGGTACCTTTTTGGAGCTATAGCGACCCATAAGTTCGTCATAGCATTTTGTGTTGGTATAGAACTTGTTTCTTCAAAAACAAAGAATCTCCTAATCTTGCTCTATATCGGCACCTTTGCTATCGTCACCCCGCTGGGCATCGGCTTCGGCATCCTCCTCTCTGGAGATTCGTCGGGGATCAACGCTGCCTCTCCTGTCACCACTATCCTGCAGGGTATGGCGGCCGGCACCCTGCTGTACGTCGTGTTCTTTGAGGTTCTTCAGAAAGAGAGAGCCAACACTAAACACGGTGCCTGGCAACTCATTTCTATCATCATTGGCTTCATGGTGATGCTTGGTCTGAGCATTTTGG